The sequence CCAGAATCTCCCCCTGCTGTTGGGTGAGGTGAGCGATCGCTTGGCTGTTGGCTTCTACCAGCCGCTCTAAGCGATCTAGGCGCTCTTCTGCTGAAATCGTCATAGGGCTTGCCGTTGAGACACCGTACAAGAACTCTACAAGAGGAACCTGCTCCTATGCTACTTGCTGCCACCTGGCTCTCTAGCGCAGGTTCGATGGGACGGGATCCCATCCTGCTACCCCAAGTTGGGTGCGATAATCTTGAGATCGTGAAGTCTTGTGCGTTAGGTATCCATGCCGCCAGAAGATCCTGCTTCTCTGCCCAAGCCCAACCTGCCGAAATCGGAGCTCCCTGCTCATTCGGGATCCCGCAGCTGGTGGCAGAGCCAACGGGAGAATGTATTGACCCTTTTGTTGGCGCTATTGCTGGCCTTTGGCATCCGTACCTTTGTGGCGGAAGCGCGCTGGATCCCGTCGGATTCCATGTTGCCGACGCTGGAAGAAGGGGATCGGCTGGTGGTGGAAAAGGTGAGTTACCGCTTCAGTTCTCCCAAACGCGGCGATATCATCGTGTTCAACCCGCCCGCCAAATTAAACTTCGATGGCGCTTATATCAAGCGGGTGATTGGTCTGCCAGGGGATCGCATGCGCATTGTGGATGGGAAGATTTTCATTAACGGGATCCCTCTCCAGGAAGACTATATCTATGCTCCTCCCAACTACTCTTGCCCAGGAGATCGCTGCCCAGGCGTGAGAGTTCAGGGGTCGGATTTTGTAGTACCGCCGGACTCTTACTTTGTCATGGGAGATAACCGCAACGACAGCCAGGACTCCCATGTGTGGGGATTTTTGCCGGAAGAAAACATCATCGGCAACACCATCTTCCGCTTTTGGCCCCCGAATCGCCTCCACTTCTTTGCTACGCAAAAGTATCCGGAGTTGCTTTCGGAAGCTCAGGTCTTGAGGAATCCAACCCCTCAAGATGGAGGCAGTTGAATGCTGACGCTCTAGCCTGGGTTTATGGGATAGGATCCTTACAGAAGCTTCTCAGCGCAGCCGCTCCAGCACATAGTCCACCATCT comes from Thermostichus vulcanus str. 'Rupite' and encodes:
- the lepB gene encoding signal peptidase I, with protein sequence MPPEDPASLPKPNLPKSELPAHSGSRSWWQSQRENVLTLLLALLLAFGIRTFVAEARWIPSDSMLPTLEEGDRLVVEKVSYRFSSPKRGDIIVFNPPAKLNFDGAYIKRVIGLPGDRMRIVDGKIFINGIPLQEDYIYAPPNYSCPGDRCPGVRVQGSDFVVPPDSYFVMGDNRNDSQDSHVWGFLPEENIIGNTIFRFWPPNRLHFFATQKYPELLSEAQVLRNPTPQDGGS